The Spirochaetota bacterium genome includes a window with the following:
- the trpB gene encoding tryptophan synthase subunit beta, producing the protein MTASALPDARGYFGKFGGRFVPETLANTLAALEEAYAAFRADAEAQATLGDMLANYAGRPTPLYHAKHISSATGVRIYLKREDLLHTGAHKLNNTLGQAMLARYMGKRRLVAETGAGQHGVATATVAALMNMECVVYMGETDIARQMPNVKRMKLLGARVVPVTSGGKTLKDSVNEAMRDWVKHCRGTHYLLGSVAGPHPFPMIVRDFQSVIGHEARAQMRTQTGGDPDAAIACVGGGSNAAGLFHEFIGSGVELVGVEAGGRSYVPGDHSASLTYGVEGILHGCLTTILQNRHGQVDPVHSISAGLDYPSVGPEHSFWKEKKLVRYETCSDRDALVACLALARAEGIIPALESSHALGYVLTNRRQFKGRSVIVNLSGRGDKDLDTIMKEAGI; encoded by the coding sequence ATGACCGCATCCGCACTGCCTGACGCACGGGGCTACTTTGGAAAATTCGGCGGGCGCTTCGTGCCCGAAACGCTCGCGAACACGCTTGCAGCCCTCGAGGAGGCCTACGCCGCCTTTCGCGCCGACGCGGAGGCGCAGGCGACGTTAGGCGACATGCTTGCCAATTACGCGGGCAGGCCCACGCCCCTATACCACGCGAAGCACATCTCCAGCGCGACCGGCGTGCGGATATACCTGAAGCGCGAGGACCTGCTGCACACGGGGGCCCACAAGCTCAACAACACGCTGGGGCAGGCGATGCTCGCGCGCTACATGGGCAAGCGCCGCCTCGTCGCCGAGACCGGCGCGGGACAGCACGGCGTCGCGACCGCGACAGTCGCCGCGCTCATGAACATGGAGTGCGTCGTCTACATGGGCGAGACCGACATCGCGCGCCAGATGCCCAACGTGAAGCGCATGAAACTCCTGGGCGCGCGCGTCGTGCCCGTGACGAGCGGGGGGAAAACGCTCAAGGATTCCGTGAATGAGGCGATGCGCGACTGGGTGAAGCACTGCAGGGGCACGCACTACCTTCTGGGCTCCGTCGCCGGGCCGCACCCCTTTCCCATGATCGTGCGCGATTTCCAGTCGGTGATCGGGCACGAGGCGCGGGCGCAGATGCGCACACAGACGGGGGGAGACCCGGACGCCGCGATCGCGTGCGTGGGCGGGGGAAGCAACGCGGCGGGCCTCTTCCACGAGTTTATCGGCAGCGGTGTCGAGCTCGTGGGCGTCGAGGCCGGGGGGCGCTCGTACGTACCGGGCGATCATAGCGCGTCGCTCACCTACGGCGTCGAGGGCATCCTTCACGGATGCCTGACCACGATTCTGCAGAACAGGCACGGCCAGGTCGACCCGGTGCACTCGATCTCCGCGGGGCTCGATTATCCCTCTGTGGGTCCCGAACACAGTTTCTGGAAAGAAAAGAAACTCGTACGCTACGAGACCTGCAGCGACCGGGACGCGCTCGTGGCCTGCCTCGCGCTCGCACGCGCCGAGGGTATAATCCCGGCGCTGGAATCGAGCCATGCGCTGGGTTATGTGCTCACGAACCGCAGGCAGTTCAAGGGACGCTCGGTGATCGTCAACCTCTCCGGAAGGGGAGACAAGGACCTGGATACAATCATGAAGGAGGCGGGAATATGA
- a CDS encoding phosphoribosylanthranilate isomerase: MFVKCCGFTRVEDIAAAAELGISAAGLIFDPRSPRFVSPAQARELSGAIAGSGVLTVGVFVGGTPQQIVETCEYARINCIQLYDGETARALSGFRPLIRAYRIRGVESLSSVSAPGDDGMVLLDAYSASAHGGTGTSFDWETLKGFVHIKRTIVAGGVSAATLPRLLSLVSPLGIDVSSGIEDAPGIKSHGKMKTLLRIVQEAHHDRIRTA; the protein is encoded by the coding sequence ATGTTCGTTAAGTGCTGCGGGTTCACCCGCGTTGAGGATATCGCCGCCGCGGCAGAATTAGGGATTTCGGCGGCGGGACTGATCTTCGATCCACGCTCGCCCCGCTTCGTGAGCCCGGCGCAGGCGCGGGAACTTTCGGGCGCGATCGCGGGGAGCGGGGTGCTCACCGTGGGCGTGTTCGTCGGCGGGACCCCGCAGCAGATCGTCGAGACCTGCGAGTACGCGCGCATCAATTGCATTCAGCTCTACGACGGGGAAACCGCGCGCGCGCTTTCCGGATTCCGGCCCCTCATCCGGGCGTACCGGATCAGGGGCGTCGAATCGCTCTCCAGCGTATCGGCGCCCGGGGATGACGGCATGGTGCTTCTCGATGCGTACTCTGCGAGCGCGCACGGAGGGACGGGAACGAGCTTTGACTGGGAGACGCTCAAGGGCTTCGTTCATATAAAACGCACGATCGTCGCCGGGGGTGTATCGGCGGCCACGCTCCCCCGTCTTTTGTCGCTGGTCTCACCGCTGGGCATTGACGTCTCGTCCGGCATCGAGGACGCGCCGGGGATCAAGTCGCACGGGAAAATGAAAACGCTTTTAAGAATCGTACAGGAGGCTCACCATGACCGCATCCGCACTGCCTGA
- a CDS encoding indole-3-glycerol-phosphate synthase, giving the protein MKARFSLDAMRARKLAELPALKKRLREAPARTRRLHGFAPAPGAVTVIAELKQASPSAGKIRTVEPVAQARAYERGGAGALSVLTDGSFFGGSYDDLEAVCASADLPVLCKEFVYFPEQVECAYRAGADMVLLIARALGARELRDLYARVAVTGMIPLVEIHESGELVKVLPLQAPLLMVNSRNLETLAIDRAAAARTLGEIPRNVGKIAASGIESRADMEPFLEMGARGFLVGSALMKSADPASMIRELRDVR; this is encoded by the coding sequence GTGAAGGCGCGCTTTTCACTGGATGCGATGCGCGCGCGCAAACTCGCGGAGCTGCCCGCTCTCAAGAAGCGCCTGCGGGAAGCCCCCGCGCGTACACGCCGTCTGCACGGCTTCGCCCCCGCGCCCGGCGCGGTGACCGTCATCGCCGAACTGAAGCAGGCCTCCCCCTCGGCCGGGAAGATCCGCACCGTGGAACCCGTCGCGCAGGCGCGCGCGTACGAGCGCGGGGGCGCGGGCGCCCTGAGCGTGCTCACCGACGGCTCCTTTTTCGGGGGAAGCTACGACGACCTCGAGGCCGTGTGCGCCTCTGCCGACCTCCCCGTGCTCTGCAAGGAATTCGTCTATTTCCCCGAGCAGGTCGAATGCGCCTATCGCGCGGGCGCGGACATGGTGCTCCTGATCGCGCGGGCCCTGGGCGCGCGGGAGCTTCGGGATCTTTACGCGCGCGTCGCGGTCACCGGCATGATCCCCCTTGTCGAGATCCACGAATCCGGCGAGCTCGTCAAGGTCCTGCCGCTCCAGGCGCCGTTGCTCATGGTGAATTCACGGAACCTCGAAACGCTGGCGATCGATCGTGCCGCGGCCGCGCGGACGCTCGGGGAGATTCCGCGCAACGTCGGAAAGATCGCCGCGAGCGGCATCGAGTCGCGCGCCGACATGGAGCCCTTTCTCGAAATGGGTGCGCGCGGATTCCTGGTCGGAAGCGCCCTCATGAAATCAGCCGATCCCGCATCGATGATCAGGGAGCTGCGCGATGTTCGTTAA
- the trpD gene encoding anthranilate phosphoribosyltransferase produces MRKLIQSITEGNSLDASSSESLFDSIFSGSVSPVELAAILVAMKMRRETSDELVGAARSMRRFAVDPGLEEGNLFDTCGTGGDHSNSFNISTSAALILAAMGVPVAKHGNRSVSSKSGSADFLEALGIPINLQGDAARAYFARHRFLFLFAPLHHPAMKHAMPVRQALGVRTIFNFLGPLTNPASPCRQMIGVFHPGVLPLYADAAASLGFERVLLYSSVSGMDEVSPLEPTVVIDVRGGAKERFTIDPAAMISRAEAESIPTHCSADQNARHFMETVSASAPTPLGKLLALNAALALHARDEATTIADNYRDALDAVVSGQVRRKVESMREEAA; encoded by the coding sequence ATGCGGAAACTCATTCAAAGCATAACTGAGGGAAATTCCCTGGACGCCTCGTCCAGCGAATCGCTTTTCGATTCCATATTTTCCGGAAGCGTGTCGCCGGTGGAGCTCGCCGCGATACTCGTCGCGATGAAGATGCGCCGGGAAACATCCGACGAGCTCGTGGGTGCCGCGCGCTCGATGCGGCGCTTCGCGGTCGACCCGGGACTGGAAGAGGGGAACCTCTTCGACACGTGCGGCACGGGGGGCGACCATTCGAACTCGTTCAACATCTCGACCTCGGCGGCGCTCATTCTCGCGGCGATGGGGGTGCCGGTCGCAAAACACGGGAACCGCTCCGTCTCGAGCAAAAGCGGGTCGGCGGATTTCCTTGAGGCACTGGGGATTCCGATAAACCTGCAGGGGGACGCGGCGCGCGCCTATTTCGCGCGGCACCGCTTTCTCTTCCTGTTCGCGCCGCTGCACCATCCCGCGATGAAACACGCCATGCCCGTGCGCCAGGCACTGGGCGTGAGGACCATCTTCAATTTCCTGGGACCCCTGACCAACCCCGCCTCCCCGTGCAGGCAGATGATCGGCGTCTTTCACCCGGGGGTGCTTCCCCTGTACGCCGACGCGGCCGCGTCCCTGGGGTTCGAACGCGTGCTCCTCTATTCGTCCGTGAGCGGCATGGACGAGGTTTCGCCCCTGGAGCCCACGGTGGTGATCGACGTGCGCGGCGGCGCGAAGGAGCGCTTTACGATCGACCCGGCCGCGATGATCTCGCGCGCGGAAGCTGAGTCCATTCCCACGCACTGCAGCGCCGATCAAAACGCCCGGCACTTCATGGAGACGGTGAGCGCATCGGCACCCACGCCGCTGGGGAAGCTCCTGGCGCTGAACGCTGCGCTCGCCCTGCACGCGCGCGACGAGGCCACGACCATCGCCGATAATTACCGGGACGCGCTGGACGCGGTCGTGAGCGGCCAGGTGCGCCGCAAGGTGGAATCCATGCGCGAGGAGGCCGCGTGA
- a CDS encoding aminodeoxychorismate/anthranilate synthase component II — translation MFCMIDNYDSFTYNLVHYVRETGADIEVFRNDCALDGIDFARFEGAILSPGPSSPENAGITCEVIRRYAELPMLGVCLGMQAMGHALGGRVVRAARIMHGKTDEITHRGGPLFRGIPERFNAVRYHSLAVAREGLPECFTVEAESSDGEIMALSHRERFLWGVQFHPESYLTEHGRTIIENFIGGCRDHAETHSKHN, via the coding sequence ATGTTCTGTATGATCGACAACTACGATTCGTTCACCTACAACCTGGTCCATTACGTGCGCGAGACCGGGGCCGATATCGAGGTGTTCCGCAACGACTGTGCCCTTGACGGGATCGATTTCGCGCGCTTCGAGGGCGCCATCCTTTCCCCCGGTCCCTCGTCCCCGGAGAACGCGGGCATCACCTGCGAGGTGATACGCCGTTATGCGGAACTTCCCATGCTGGGCGTCTGCCTGGGGATGCAGGCGATGGGGCACGCCCTGGGCGGGAGGGTCGTACGCGCCGCGCGCATCATGCACGGCAAGACCGACGAGATCACCCACCGCGGCGGGCCGCTCTTCAGGGGCATCCCGGAGCGATTCAACGCCGTGCGCTACCATTCGCTCGCGGTGGCGCGCGAGGGGCTTCCCGAATGCTTCACGGTGGAGGCGGAATCGTCCGACGGCGAGATCATGGCGCTCTCCCACCGGGAGCGCTTCCTCTGGGGGGTGCAGTTCCACCCGGAGTCGTACCTGACCGAACACGGGCGCACCATTATAGAAAATTTTATCGGAGGATGTCGAGACCATGCGGAAACTCATTCAAAGCATAACTGA
- a CDS encoding anthranilate synthase component I family protein has translation MMYPSLSTVTRLARRFNRIPVYREMNISEPGMLMLLRSLQSQENVVFLESAHGRGKPQRFSFLGIHPRRLVRCVSPGEVLVSEGGREERLEINFFDYMKARMAEHRAPHYPRYGDFNGGYAGYMGFGLVNHCGIMRAPVKENAPHPLAMFHLIDDFIVHDGRENCYHAATCIDTEGGEPIALLYERACARLEMIERETIARIVHTRVPCLPLRADADCLAFRDEPARFMEKVARARELIGAGEALQVVLSMRADITERVDPFLFYLRLRRLNPSPYMFFLKFGDLVVTGSSPEIHVKVKNGKAVLKPIAGTIRQGEDRAESARNKAALLADPKERAEHLMLVDLARNDLARISAAGSVRVTRFMEPEDYSHVIHLVSLVESGLRPRTDAVDVLRETFPAGTVSGAPKVRALEIIDELEDHARGIYAGAVGYLGFNGHADTCITIRTAVFSPEESYLQAGAGIVYDSVPENEYREIRHKLAALAASLPFGRTQEDKEELACSV, from the coding sequence ATGATGTATCCCTCGCTCTCGACCGTCACAAGACTCGCGCGGCGATTCAACCGCATCCCCGTGTACCGGGAGATGAACATCTCGGAGCCGGGGATGCTCATGCTCCTTCGATCGCTCCAGTCCCAGGAGAATGTGGTTTTCCTGGAAAGCGCGCACGGGAGGGGAAAGCCGCAGCGCTTCTCCTTCCTGGGAATCCACCCCCGCCGGCTCGTGCGATGCGTGAGCCCCGGGGAAGTCCTCGTGAGCGAGGGCGGGCGCGAGGAGCGCCTGGAAATAAATTTCTTCGACTACATGAAGGCGCGCATGGCCGAACACCGCGCCCCGCACTACCCGCGCTACGGCGACTTCAACGGGGGCTACGCGGGCTACATGGGTTTCGGGCTCGTGAACCACTGCGGGATCATGCGCGCGCCCGTCAAGGAAAACGCGCCGCACCCGCTCGCGATGTTCCACCTCATAGACGACTTCATCGTCCACGACGGAAGGGAGAACTGCTATCATGCCGCGACCTGCATTGACACGGAGGGGGGGGAGCCGATAGCGCTTCTTTACGAACGAGCCTGCGCCCGCCTCGAAATGATCGAGCGCGAGACGATAGCCCGCATCGTGCACACGCGCGTCCCCTGCCTTCCCCTGCGCGCCGATGCGGACTGCCTGGCCTTCCGCGACGAGCCCGCGCGCTTCATGGAAAAGGTCGCCCGCGCGCGGGAGCTTATCGGCGCGGGGGAGGCGCTGCAGGTGGTGCTCTCCATGCGCGCGGACATCACCGAACGCGTCGACCCGTTCCTGTTTTATCTGCGGCTGCGCCGCCTCAATCCTTCCCCGTACATGTTCTTCCTGAAATTCGGCGACCTCGTCGTGACCGGGAGCTCGCCCGAGATACACGTAAAGGTGAAGAACGGGAAGGCGGTCCTGAAACCCATCGCCGGTACGATCCGCCAGGGAGAGGACCGCGCCGAAAGCGCCCGGAACAAGGCAGCGCTTCTCGCCGATCCCAAGGAGCGCGCCGAGCATCTCATGCTCGTCGACCTCGCGCGCAACGACCTCGCGCGGATATCCGCCGCCGGGAGCGTGAGGGTCACGCGCTTCATGGAGCCCGAGGATTATTCCCACGTGATACACCTGGTCTCGCTCGTCGAGAGCGGTCTTCGTCCCCGCACCGACGCGGTCGACGTGCTGCGCGAGACCTTCCCCGCGGGCACCGTGAGCGGCGCGCCCAAGGTACGCGCCCTGGAAATTATCGACGAGCTCGAAGACCACGCGCGCGGCATCTACGCGGGGGCGGTGGGCTACCTGGGGTTCAACGGCCACGCGGACACCTGCATCACGATCCGCACGGCGGTCTTCTCGCCGGAGGAAAGCTACCTTCAGGCCGGGGCGGGCATCGTCTACGACAGCGTGCCCGAAAACGAATACCGGGAGATCCGCCACAAGCTCGCGGCGCTCGCGGCCAGCCTGCCCTTCGGGCGGACGCAGGAAGACAAGGAGGAACTCGCATGTTCTGTATGA
- a CDS encoding TetR/AcrR family transcriptional regulator has protein sequence MQKKQRAVKSDERKAWERDQRINRIIDIVEDLFYTGGYEATTVDEIARAAGYTKRSIYLYFRDREDLFLAVVRRGQLLFKSVLEQALAGPDRGKEPLVVRLGRAFYQYSLDHPKYITLLMTYESKLHRYVPDTQEVDDGSYRSQCQRLSSEYGRIVTSAIEEDIGKGRIRTVLSARQLMLLLWGQVFGVLQIILMRKASFREVYQTTPEKLFEEYLSMVVKSFR, from the coding sequence ATGCAAAAGAAACAGAGGGCCGTAAAGAGCGACGAAAGAAAGGCGTGGGAACGCGATCAGCGGATAAACAGGATCATCGATATCGTTGAGGACCTGTTTTATACCGGCGGTTATGAGGCCACCACGGTGGATGAGATCGCCCGGGCGGCGGGGTATACCAAGCGCAGCATCTATCTGTATTTCCGTGACAGGGAGGACCTCTTTCTCGCCGTGGTGCGCAGGGGCCAGTTGCTTTTCAAAAGCGTACTCGAGCAGGCGCTGGCCGGCCCGGACCGCGGCAAGGAACCGCTGGTAGTCCGCCTGGGGCGCGCGTTCTACCAGTACTCGCTGGACCACCCCAAGTACATCACGTTGCTGATGACCTACGAGTCGAAACTCCACCGCTACGTGCCGGACACGCAGGAGGTGGACGACGGGAGCTACCGTTCCCAGTGCCAGCGGCTGTCGTCCGAATACGGCCGGATCGTAACTTCGGCCATCGAGGAGGATATCGGGAAGGGCCGTATCCGCACCGTCCTGAGCGCCCGGCAGCTTATGTTGCTGCTGTGGGGGCAGGTGTTCGGCGTGCTCCAGATCATTCTTATGCGGAAGGCGTCCTTTCGCGAAGTATATCAGACCACACCCGAAAAGCTGTTCGAGGAATACCTGTCGATGGTGGTAAAATCGTTTCGTTGA
- a CDS encoding aminotransferase class III-fold pyridoxal phosphate-dependent enzyme, with amino-acid sequence MKLYDLTKSYELFEEAKKYVPNGIYGPRTPAFLTFGSYPAFIKRGDGCRIWDVDGNEYIDYMCSFGTNLLGLRHPKIEAAARKQQENADCFTLPSDLWVPLAKKMVETIHGGDWCVFGKNGSDVTSYAITVARVFTGKTEILMAKGSYHGSHFWCQPHGEGVPAEWKTHVQSFEYNNAADFTRLVNENKGKIAAVIVTPHCHDALKDQALPKKEFVDAINALAKSESFMVIVDDIRCGFRLKLEGSAVHYGYNADLQCFGKAMANGYPIAVAMGRKDLKTSAEKIFFTGTHFFSGVPFAAALASIEEIKASGAIQKIDSMGTKLMKGLAEAASAAGVTITTSGPPAMPYMTFANDPTFEINRYFCGEAARRGIFFHPHHNWFVCAAITDADIKKTLDISAECFKLVKDKFGGGK; translated from the coding sequence ATGAAACTCTATGACCTGACCAAATCGTACGAGCTTTTCGAAGAGGCGAAAAAGTATGTTCCCAATGGAATCTACGGTCCCCGCACACCGGCGTTCCTGACATTCGGTTCCTACCCCGCGTTTATTAAAAGGGGAGACGGATGCCGCATATGGGACGTCGACGGGAACGAGTATATCGACTACATGTGCTCATTCGGCACGAACCTGCTGGGCCTCCGGCACCCGAAAATCGAGGCGGCCGCGCGGAAACAGCAGGAAAACGCGGACTGCTTTACCCTGCCCTCGGACCTCTGGGTCCCGCTGGCGAAAAAAATGGTCGAGACGATCCACGGCGGCGACTGGTGCGTATTCGGCAAGAACGGATCCGATGTGACCTCCTACGCCATCACGGTGGCGCGCGTGTTCACCGGGAAGACGGAGATACTTATGGCCAAGGGCTCCTACCACGGTTCGCACTTCTGGTGCCAGCCGCATGGGGAAGGGGTGCCCGCTGAATGGAAGACCCATGTGCAATCCTTTGAGTACAACAACGCTGCCGATTTCACGAGGCTCGTCAACGAGAACAAGGGCAAAATAGCGGCGGTTATAGTAACCCCCCACTGCCATGACGCCCTGAAGGACCAGGCGCTGCCCAAAAAAGAGTTCGTCGATGCGATAAACGCCCTCGCGAAAAGCGAAAGCTTCATGGTTATCGTGGACGACATCCGGTGCGGTTTCCGCCTCAAGCTCGAGGGAAGCGCCGTCCATTACGGATACAACGCCGACCTCCAGTGCTTCGGAAAGGCCATGGCGAACGGTTACCCGATCGCGGTTGCGATGGGAAGGAAGGATCTGAAAACATCCGCCGAAAAGATATTTTTTACCGGCACGCATTTCTTCTCCGGGGTCCCTTTCGCGGCGGCCCTCGCGTCCATAGAGGAGATCAAGGCGAGCGGCGCCATTCAGAAAATAGACAGCATGGGAACCAAGCTCATGAAGGGTCTGGCGGAGGCCGCGTCGGCGGCTGGTGTCACGATCACGACCAGCGGTCCCCCGGCCATGCCGTACATGACCTTCGCGAATGACCCGACCTTCGAGATCAACCGGTATTTCTGCGGCGAAGCCGCCCGGCGCGGTATCTTCTTCCACCCGCACCACAACTGGTTCGTCTGCGCCGCCATAACGGACGCGGATATAAAGAAGACACTCGATATTTCCGCCGAATGCTTCAAGCTGGTAAAGGACAAGTTCGGAGGCGGCAAATGA
- a CDS encoding DUF4537 domain-containing protein yields the protein MKNKSLLLFVMIFFTASILNVALSQTKVSTGDAVFAEWTPNSWYHGKAGIACAQGLTINFDDGDVKCCTTAQIVADVVPAASALKVGTKVLALWGNGKYYPGTVSAIAGNDYSINFDDGDKGKASLDHIRVK from the coding sequence ATGAAAAACAAATCCCTGCTCCTTTTCGTAATGATCTTCTTCACGGCTTCAATTCTCAATGTTGCGCTATCTCAAACCAAAGTATCGACAGGCGACGCGGTGTTCGCGGAGTGGACACCTAATTCCTGGTATCACGGCAAAGCGGGAATCGCCTGCGCCCAGGGCCTCACCATCAATTTCGATGACGGTGACGTCAAGTGCTGTACGACGGCCCAGATCGTGGCGGATGTCGTTCCTGCCGCTTCCGCGTTGAAAGTCGGCACCAAGGTACTCGCCCTCTGGGGCAACGGAAAATACTATCCGGGAACCGTAAGCGCGATCGCGGGAAATGATTATTCCATAAATTTCGATGACGGGGACAAGGGCAAGGCTTCCCTGGACCACATAAGGGTGAAGTAG
- a CDS encoding hotdog fold thioesterase — MSIWKSRDSIDDLTDKSKNTLVENIGIEYIEIGEDFIKAKMPVDNRTRQPYGILHGGASLAFAETLGSVAARLSIDNSKKRCVGLEINANHVRSVSEGFVYGIAKPLNLGNSIHVWEITITNDEGKLVCVSRMTLSILDKQ; from the coding sequence ATGTCGATTTGGAAAAGCCGGGATTCGATAGATGATTTAACGGACAAATCAAAAAACACCTTGGTTGAAAATATTGGAATTGAATATATTGAAATTGGCGAAGATTTCATTAAAGCGAAAATGCCCGTCGATAATCGGACCAGGCAGCCGTATGGAATTTTGCACGGGGGCGCTTCTTTGGCATTTGCGGAAACATTGGGCAGCGTAGCCGCGCGCCTTAGTATCGATAATTCTAAAAAGAGATGCGTCGGCCTTGAAATTAATGCCAATCATGTAAGGTCAGTATCGGAGGGGTTCGTCTATGGTATCGCGAAACCCTTGAATTTGGGAAACTCGATTCATGTTTGGGAGATTACAATAACAAATGATGAAGGAAAGTTGGTGTGCGTGTCCAGAATGACATTATCGATTTTAGATAAACAATAA
- a CDS encoding type II toxin-antitoxin system HipA family toxin: protein MNICPIIYQPCGEEKYSQKGLSLLSKNLTRLNDFPYTQEEQLHEAAMRADKMSIQGVQPKLSARLATKGEIFTIADRGGEYILKPENSFYPELPANESLTMKLAQSAGIETPLNGMIYSLDGRLTYFIKRFDRYGKGKKLSIEDFAQLAGRSRETKYDYSMENLAGLLDRFCTFPVIEKVKLLRLTLFNFLTGNEDMHLKNFSVILREGKVELSPAYDLLNTTIALKDAKAEIALPIDGKKNNLTRQALINYFAKERLGINNTVIARELKYLETAWCGWEKLVSISFLSAQMKQRYIEMIRHRGERIGFLKIHGIPFPL, encoded by the coding sequence ATGAATATTTGCCCTATAATATATCAGCCATGCGGCGAAGAGAAATATTCACAAAAAGGGTTATCCCTTCTTTCAAAAAATCTTACACGGCTTAACGATTTCCCGTACACGCAGGAGGAACAGCTGCACGAAGCCGCAATGCGGGCGGATAAGATGTCCATTCAGGGGGTGCAGCCTAAACTCAGCGCGAGGCTTGCTACGAAGGGTGAAATATTTACCATTGCAGATCGCGGCGGAGAGTATATCCTGAAACCTGAAAACAGTTTTTATCCCGAGCTCCCCGCGAATGAATCCCTGACCATGAAGCTTGCGCAATCCGCCGGAATAGAGACGCCGCTGAACGGGATGATCTACTCATTAGACGGACGGCTTACCTATTTCATAAAAAGATTCGACCGGTACGGAAAGGGTAAAAAACTCTCTATTGAAGATTTTGCCCAGCTTGCCGGAAGGAGCCGCGAGACAAAATATGACTACAGCATGGAAAATCTCGCGGGCCTGCTTGACCGGTTCTGCACATTTCCGGTAATAGAGAAAGTCAAACTGCTGCGCCTGACATTATTTAATTTCCTCACGGGGAACGAGGACATGCACCTGAAAAATTTTTCTGTTATCCTCCGTGAAGGCAAGGTTGAATTATCCCCTGCCTATGATCTTCTTAACACAACGATTGCATTAAAGGATGCCAAGGCGGAGATTGCGCTTCCGATAGACGGGAAGAAGAATAATTTAACCAGACAGGCACTTATCAACTATTTCGCGAAAGAAAGACTCGGTATTAATAATACCGTAATAGCACGCGAACTGAAATATTTAGAAACCGCATGGTGCGGATGGGAAAAACTTGTATCAATAAGTTTTCTTTCGGCGCAGATGAAACAAAGGTACATAGAAATGATACGCCATCGCGGGGAGAGAATCGGATTTTTAAAAATCCATGGGATCCCATTCCCGCTATAA
- a CDS encoding toxin HipA, which yields MRKAEVYNFGVYAGDLIEDEKGKQYRFRYADHYKGPAVSLTLPLAEREYQFDAFPPFFEGLLPEGIQLDALLRKAKIDRNDYFSILIITGKDLVGSVTVQEPA from the coding sequence ATGAGAAAAGCTGAAGTGTATAATTTCGGGGTTTACGCCGGGGATCTGATTGAGGACGAAAAGGGAAAACAATACCGATTCAGGTATGCGGATCACTATAAGGGTCCCGCGGTGTCACTTACACTCCCTCTGGCTGAACGCGAATATCAGTTTGATGCATTTCCTCCATTCTTCGAAGGCCTCCTTCCCGAGGGGATACAGCTTGATGCGCTGCTCCGCAAAGCGAAGATAGATCGGAACGATTATTTTTCAATTCTTATAATAACCGGAAAAGATCTTGTCGGTTCGGTGACCGTTCAGGAGCCTGCATGA
- a CDS encoding transcriptional regulator — translation MTSIEIGNIVLIHRKKSGLTQKGLAIVAGVGKTVVFDIEKGKETVQINSLLKVFSVLNISIVLKSPIITLMEGRDEKS, via the coding sequence ATGACATCCATAGAGATCGGAAATATAGTCCTCATCCACAGGAAAAAAAGCGGACTCACCCAGAAGGGACTGGCGATAGTAGCCGGTGTGGGAAAAACCGTGGTTTTCGATATCGAAAAGGGGAAGGAGACCGTCCAGATAAACTCCCTGCTGAAAGTATTCTCTGTCTTGAACATATCAATAGTTCTCAAAAGCCCGATAATCACGCTGATGGAGGGGCGCGATGAGAAAAGCTGA